A window from Aerococcus sp. Group 1 encodes these proteins:
- a CDS encoding sodium:proton antiporter, whose amino-acid sequence MLLLSFAYIFILGLLVERLCQSLRIPSLVGYLFLGILLGPYALNLLDPTILDLSADLRQVALIIILTRAGLSLDIRGLIKVGRPALLMCFLPATFEMIATSLLAPSILGISQADALVLGAVLGAVSPAVVVPKMLKLIDEGYGTKKQIPQLILAGSSADDIYVLVLFSSFLAVAQGGSFQVTQLLTIPISIALGLLVGGLLGAGLNSLFDRFDFSTAKQLILLLSLSFVLVSVEKILPALPFSGILAVMAMGLVINRLDSEKAVNLGQYYNKLWIPGEILLFVLVGASVNITYAFQAGWQPVLLIGMVLIFRSLGVLLSLAKTHLSLKERLFSVIAYLPKATVQAAIGGVPLAMGLGSGEIILTVSVLAILITAPLGAFGIDLTYQKNLQKEVK is encoded by the coding sequence ATGTTATTGTTAAGTTTTGCCTATATTTTTATTTTAGGTTTGTTAGTCGAACGACTGTGTCAGTCTTTACGTATTCCTAGCCTAGTGGGTTATCTCTTTTTAGGGATTTTACTAGGGCCCTATGCCTTAAATTTATTGGATCCCACTATCTTAGACTTATCTGCGGATTTAAGACAAGTGGCTTTGATTATTATCCTGACTCGGGCAGGCTTGTCCTTAGATATCCGTGGCCTGATTAAGGTGGGCAGGCCAGCACTCTTGATGTGTTTTTTACCGGCAACTTTTGAAATGATTGCTACCAGTCTCTTGGCACCTAGCATTTTAGGGATCAGCCAGGCTGACGCCCTGGTTCTAGGGGCGGTACTCGGTGCGGTTTCCCCGGCGGTTGTGGTTCCCAAAATGTTAAAACTGATTGATGAAGGCTATGGGACCAAAAAGCAAATCCCACAACTTATCCTAGCCGGGTCGTCTGCTGATGATATTTATGTCTTGGTTCTTTTTTCTTCCTTCCTAGCTGTTGCTCAAGGAGGAAGTTTCCAAGTTACCCAACTCCTGACTATCCCGATTTCCATTGCTCTAGGGCTCTTAGTCGGTGGCCTCTTGGGTGCTGGCTTAAATAGCCTCTTTGATCGTTTTGACTTTAGCACTGCCAAGCAGTTGATTTTACTCTTATCCCTATCCTTTGTCTTGGTATCGGTGGAGAAAATATTGCCAGCACTCCCATTCTCGGGAATATTAGCAGTGATGGCTATGGGGCTTGTGATCAATCGCCTGGACTCAGAAAAGGCGGTCAATCTTGGTCAATACTATAATAAATTATGGATCCCTGGTGAAATTCTGCTCTTTGTCTTAGTGGGCGCCTCTGTCAATATTACCTATGCCTTTCAAGCAGGCTGGCAACCGGTTCTTTTAATTGGTATGGTATTAATATTCCGGTCATTGGGTGTCTTACTATCCCTAGCCAAGACCCACCTAAGCCTTAAAGAACGCTTATTTTCAGTGATCGCCTACCTGCCTAAAGCAACCGTTCAGGCAGCCATTGGAGGTGTCCCCTTGGCAATGGGACTAGGATCCGGTGAAATTATTTTAACGGTTTCGGTACTGGCTATCCTAATTACTGCACCCTTAGGGGCCTTTGGAATTGACCTCACTTACCAAAAAAATTTGCAAAAAGAAGTTAAATAA
- a CDS encoding folate family ECF transporter S component, with translation MFRKWLPLDVASSRVITGMGLLMALNLLLNQFRLVLGPTLEISFAFIPLAIMGAFYGPIYAGIGAGLCDVIGFVLSPSGFFFPGFTFNAVLAGVIYGFVLFRQGYNLKRILIAKVLTTVLISLFLTPLWLNMMYQSGLFAWARIIRTAVLFPVDLFLLIIIFKMIERSRAVKNMRSQSAH, from the coding sequence ATGTTTAGAAAATGGTTACCTTTAGATGTCGCCTCATCACGGGTGATTACGGGTATGGGTTTATTGATGGCTTTAAACCTCTTACTCAACCAATTCCGTTTAGTTCTAGGACCAACCCTAGAAATCAGTTTTGCCTTTATACCATTAGCTATTATGGGTGCTTTTTACGGACCTATCTATGCAGGAATTGGCGCTGGTTTATGTGATGTGATTGGTTTTGTTCTGAGTCCAAGTGGCTTTTTCTTTCCTGGCTTTACCTTCAATGCGGTCTTAGCCGGTGTGATTTATGGCTTTGTCCTATTCCGTCAAGGCTATAACTTGAAACGAATTCTCATCGCTAAAGTATTAACTACGGTGTTGATTTCATTATTCTTAACGCCTTTATGGCTCAATATGATGTACCAGTCCGGTTTATTTGCCTGGGCTAGAATCATTCGTACAGCGGTACTATTTCCAGTAGATTTATTTCTTCTGATTATTATTTTCAAGATGATCGAAAGAAGTCGGGCCGTCAAGAACATGCGCAGCCAAAGTGCTCATTAA
- a CDS encoding LacI family DNA-binding transcriptional regulator yields the protein MATMNDVAKLAGVSRGTVSNYINGVKVKEASQIKIQEAIDQLNYVPNNNARALKLNRTNMIAFILPNTLSPFFSELTYYIQQEIESHGFKMLLCNSNNEIAKEIDYIKMVKEQKAAGIITISYSKLPLALIEHIPMVSIEKQISPEVPCVTSDNYQGGYLAVEELAKRGVQSLLIVTRTTENSRINYGQRANGAAHACLDKGIDYEIFSSNKHEKEFLKELLIYTKKTFGKDYKYDGVFTVSDNYADYMNNLFQELSINVPSDIQIVGFDGSKMYQNQTRVISSIRQPVVDIAKESVDIMMDVVKNSQYDNRPTNLVTLPVKFVEGKTTQNLDK from the coding sequence ATGGCAACCATGAATGATGTAGCCAAGTTAGCAGGAGTTTCAAGAGGAACCGTTTCAAATTATATAAATGGTGTCAAGGTGAAAGAAGCTTCTCAAATAAAAATACAAGAAGCAATTGATCAATTAAATTATGTTCCTAATAACAATGCTCGAGCACTCAAGTTAAATCGGACAAATATGATAGCCTTCATCCTTCCAAATACCTTATCACCATTTTTTTCAGAATTAACTTACTATATTCAACAAGAAATTGAGTCTCATGGCTTTAAAATGCTTTTATGTAATTCAAACAATGAAATTGCTAAAGAGATTGACTATATAAAAATGGTCAAAGAACAAAAAGCAGCTGGAATTATCACCATTTCTTACAGTAAACTTCCTTTAGCACTTATTGAACATATTCCTATGGTATCGATAGAAAAACAAATTAGTCCAGAAGTTCCTTGTGTCACATCGGATAATTATCAGGGTGGCTACCTAGCTGTTGAAGAACTTGCAAAGCGGGGTGTACAATCTCTACTGATTGTTACTCGAACTACTGAAAATTCGCGTATTAACTATGGACAAAGAGCTAATGGAGCTGCTCATGCATGTCTTGATAAAGGAATTGATTATGAGATTTTTAGCTCAAACAAACATGAAAAAGAATTCCTTAAAGAGTTACTCATCTATACTAAGAAAACTTTCGGAAAAGATTATAAGTATGATGGTGTTTTTACAGTGTCTGATAATTATGCTGATTATATGAATAATCTTTTTCAAGAATTATCGATTAATGTACCTAGTGATATTCAAATTGTTGGATTTGATGGGTCAAAAATGTATCAAAATCAGACAAGAGTAATATCTTCAATTAGACAGCCAGTGGTTGATATTGCTAAAGAGTCGGTAGATATTATGATGGATGTAGTTAAAAATTCCCAATACGATAATAGACCTACAAACTTAGTAACTCTTCCAGTAAAATTTGTAGAAGGAAAAACTACACAAAATCTTGACAAGTGA
- a CDS encoding PTS mannose/fructose/sorbose transporter subunit IIAB produces the protein MRKIVIASHGKLAAGMKSTLDLFIPKETNITYMSAYVDDIPSIEDQIEGFIENIQKNDEIIVFTDLYGGSVNQKFLEISQDFENFYIVAGFNVPVIIELIYSTEKMTFQTINKIIEKSRSAMCLANANDFSDNSLVESTEVNRQGEQSIEKDNFSNKSIVLRVDERLIHGQIAMVWSRELSLHGIIVANDEAATNETQQMALKMAVPDGIRVLIRSVEGVVKVLKDKRANTKNLLVIVRTVQDALRLVQSVDNIDYVNIGNVGKSVEGKKTTLTQFVMLTDPEMVALSTLVKVHPNTCLQNLPSDEKIKAEKYLK, from the coding sequence ATGAGAAAGATAGTCATAGCATCGCACGGAAAATTAGCTGCTGGGATGAAGAGTACTTTAGATTTATTTATTCCTAAGGAGACTAATATTACCTATATGTCAGCTTATGTTGATGATATTCCTTCGATAGAAGACCAGATCGAAGGCTTTATAGAAAATATTCAAAAGAATGATGAAATTATTGTCTTTACTGATTTGTATGGTGGTAGTGTTAATCAAAAATTTTTAGAAATATCTCAGGATTTTGAAAATTTTTATATTGTAGCAGGCTTTAATGTGCCAGTAATTATTGAACTCATTTATTCGACTGAAAAGATGACTTTTCAAACTATCAATAAGATCATTGAGAAGTCACGTTCTGCAATGTGTTTAGCTAATGCGAATGATTTTTCAGACAATAGTCTTGTGGAGTCAACTGAAGTTAATAGACAAGGTGAACAGTCGATAGAAAAAGATAATTTCTCGAATAAATCCATTGTATTAAGAGTTGATGAACGATTGATTCATGGTCAAATTGCCATGGTTTGGTCTCGCGAATTATCTCTCCATGGAATTATTGTTGCTAATGATGAAGCAGCTACAAACGAAACCCAACAAATGGCGCTGAAAATGGCAGTTCCAGATGGCATTAGAGTTCTCATTCGATCCGTTGAAGGTGTGGTAAAGGTTTTAAAAGATAAACGTGCTAATACTAAAAATTTATTAGTGATTGTACGAACAGTTCAAGATGCCTTAAGACTCGTGCAAAGTGTTGATAATATCGACTACGTCAATATAGGTAATGTTGGTAAGTCTGTAGAAGGAAAAAAGACAACTCTGACTCAATTCGTCATGCTAACTGATCCAGAGATGGTAGCTTTGAGTACTTTAGTTAAGGTTCATCCAAATACTTGTCTACAAAACCTGCCTTCTGATGAAAAGATTAAAGCTGAAAAATATTTGAAATAG
- a CDS encoding PTS sugar transporter subunit IIC yields the protein MLLQAFIVAFVVFITVGGQELLGFTMLGRPIVIGPLLGLLLGDLQTGLLIGASLETIFMGVVNIGGASSAEPGLATALATAFAINMGAGVDIVLPIAIPLGIIGLQIKTLIYVGIVGPFATKFDQLAEQGNAKKIAVLHYGLWFLQWFIYALIPFFAILYGAELTQHALEQIPDVIVHGLSIAGNLLPAVGMAMLLKILWDKHLFIYFLLGFVLISYFKIPLITVAVIAAIIAVIVSYNDMKLKRMNDKNQATSPVNVNTTDKELDQFFN from the coding sequence ATGTTACTACAAGCTTTTATTGTTGCTTTTGTGGTGTTTATAACCGTTGGTGGACAAGAATTACTCGGCTTCACTATGCTCGGGCGACCAATTGTCATCGGACCATTACTAGGTCTTTTATTAGGTGACTTGCAAACTGGGCTATTAATTGGAGCGTCTCTAGAAACAATTTTTATGGGAGTTGTTAATATTGGTGGAGCTAGCTCTGCTGAACCGGGGCTTGCAACAGCTCTAGCCACCGCTTTTGCTATTAATATGGGAGCTGGTGTTGATATTGTTTTACCAATAGCTATTCCCTTAGGAATTATTGGATTACAAATAAAAACTTTAATTTACGTGGGTATTGTGGGACCATTTGCAACAAAATTTGATCAATTAGCTGAACAAGGAAATGCTAAAAAAATAGCCGTACTTCATTATGGCCTTTGGTTTCTACAATGGTTTATATATGCATTAATTCCTTTCTTTGCAATTCTTTACGGTGCTGAGCTTACTCAACATGCACTAGAACAAATTCCAGATGTAATCGTTCATGGCTTAAGCATTGCAGGAAACCTCCTTCCTGCTGTTGGTATGGCAATGCTATTAAAGATTTTATGGGATAAACATCTGTTTATTTATTTTTTATTGGGATTTGTATTGATTTCATATTTCAAGATTCCTTTAATCACTGTGGCGGTTATTGCAGCAATCATCGCTGTTATCGTTTCGTATAATGATATGAAACTTAAACGGATGAATGATAAAAATCAAGCAACATCTCCAGTAAATGTGAACACAACAGATAAAGAACTTGACCAATTCTTTAATTAG